A single Ptiloglossa arizonensis isolate GNS036 chromosome 2, iyPtiAriz1_principal, whole genome shotgun sequence DNA region contains:
- the Hrs gene encoding hepatocyte growth factor regulated tyrosine kinase substrate isoform X3: MFRSSFNFDKLLDKATSHLQLEPDWVAILQICDLIRQGDVQPKAALAAIKKKVTNANPHLAFYALLVLESCVKNCGTLIHDEIGTKQYMEQLKELVKTTTHDNVKLKTLELIQAWAHAFRNSPKYRAVQDTLNIMKAEGYKFPVLKESDAMFIADTAPEWADGDVCHRCRVAFGVMQRKHHCRACGQVFCGQCSNKASTLPKFGIEKEVRVCEACYDQVNKPSALQTKEVDLPAEYLNSSLAQQQQVPPRKTAVELQEEEDLNLAIALSQSEAEHKEKEKKRATSSVLKSNTSTINRTTYSPPPSPGPSPSKLQEEEEIEPELAKYLNRKYWEQRQTVIEEHASRADVTSPSAPNISSPMPQKIIIAKQQNGEVDSQMEEFVNALRSQVEIFVNRMKSNSSRGRSIANDSSVQTLFLNITAMHSRLLRYIQEQDDSRVYYEGLQDKLTQMKDARAALDALREEHREKLRRQAEEAERKKQMLMAHKLAIMRKKKQEYLQYQRQLALQKIQEQEREMQMRQEQQKQQYIMGGYQAVSGFIGPSQGSPVRHVQYQGPGSNYNPMSPTNQGYIYGQPSVKQYPLQGYNMPTMNAMPPHMMGPLPNQEQQPTDPSLQGHEAMGRVTVSGPGMVNAGGHQMGPPPPQGPPNQMAQMQPTPGHIPPQQGAPPQIPQPGPPSQMGIPQLSQSHIGPSPAQVGPRAHGPPGQVVGLPPQMGSKQPSTLPGSQGPPMQPHVSNTPISSQGSGTIQVPSRTTVGPILASNQTMQGPPGSGLPTMQGISQIPVSQGQQIQFQPATSLPPTSNESVQVKEDTKPETAELISFD, translated from the exons ATGTTTCGTAGCTCGTTTAATTTTGACAAATTATTAG ATAAAGCAACGAGTCATTTACAGCTTGAACCTGACTGGGTTGCGATTCTCCAGATTTGCGATTTAATACGTCAGGGTGACGTACA ACCTAAAGCAGCACTTGCAGCAATAAAGAAGAAAGTGACTAATGCTAATCCACATTTAGCTTTTTATGCTCTATTG GTTTTAGAATCTTGTGTTAAAAATTGTGGTACATTGATTCATGATGAAATCGGTACTAAACAATATATGGAACAGCTTAAAGAATTAGTAAAGACAACAACACACGACAATGTGAAACTTAAAACCTTAGAATTGATTCAAGCTTGGGCACATGCATTTCGGAATAGTCCTAAATATAGAGCAGTACAA gATACACTTAATATTATGAAAGCTGAAGGATATAAATTTCCTGTTTTAAAAGAAAGCGATGCTATGTTTATTGCCGATACTGCTCCAGAGTGGGCAGATGGTGATGTATGTCATCGTTGTCGAGTAGCATTTGGAGTAATGCAAAGAAAACATCACTGTAGAGCTTGTGGTCAAGTATTTTGTGGTCAATGTTCAAATAAAGCATCTACTTTACCTAAGTTTGGTATTGAAAAGGAAGTTCGAGTTTGTGAAGCATGTTACGATCAAGTTAATAA acCATCCGCACTACAAACTAAGGAAGTAGATTTACCTGCAGAATATCTCAACAGTTCATTAGCTCAACAACAGCAG GTACCACCTAGGAAAACTGCAGTGGAActtcaagaagaagaagatttaAATCTTGCTATTGCTTTAAGTCAAAGTGAAGCAGAAcataaagaaaaggaaaaaaaacgggCCACTAGCAGTGTTTTAAAATCAAATACAAGCACTATCAATAGGACAACGTATTCTCCACCACCATCACCC GGTCCTAGTCCATCGAAgttacaagaagaagaagagattgAGCCTGAACTTGCAAAGTATTTAAATCGTAAATATTGGGAACAAAGACAAACTGTAATAGAAGAGCATGCTTCTAGAGCAGATGTTACCAGCCCCTCTGCTCCTAACATTAGTAGCCCAATGCCACAGAAAATTATAATTGCAAAACAACAAAACGGAGAAGTTGACAGTCAAATGGAAGAGTTTGTTAACGCATTACGTTCTCAagttgaaatttttgttaatagAATGAAGAGCAATTCATCAAGAGGCAGATCAATTGCTAATGATAGTTCTGTTCaaactttatttttaaatattactgcTATGCATTCAAG ATTGTTGAGATATATTCAAGAACAAGATGATAGTAGGGTATATTACGAAGGTCTGCAAGATAAACTGACGCAAATGAAGGATGCTCGAGCTGCCTTAGACGCTTTACGGGAGGAACATAGGGAGAAGTTAAGGCGTCAAGCGGAAGAagcggaaagaaaaaaacagatgTTAATGGCTCACAAGTTGGCGATTATGAGGAAGAAGAAACAAGAATATTTACAATACCAACGTCAGCTTGCTTTGCAGAAAATTCAGGAACAAGAAAGAGAAATGCAAATGAGACAAGAGCAACAAAAACAGCAATACATAATGG gTGGCTATCAGGCTGTTTCTGGTTTTATTGGTCCATCTCAAGGTTCACCAGTTCGTCATGTTCAATATCAAGGACCTGGATCTAATTATAATCCTATGTCTCCAACAAATCAAGGATACATATATGGACAACCTTCTGTAAAACAGTATCCTTTGCAAGGTTACAATATGCCAACAATGAATGCAATGCCACCACATATGATGGGGCCATTACCTAATCAAGAGCAACAACCAACCGATCCATCCCTTCAAGGGCATGAAGCCATGGGTCGAGTTACCGTTTCCGGTCCTGGAATGgtgaat GCAGGTGGACATCAGATGGGACCGCCACCACCACAAGGTCCGCCAAATCAAATGGCACAAATGCAGCCTACACCAGGACATATTCCACCACAGCAAGGTGCCCCTCCACAAATTCCGCAACCAGGGCCACCAAGTCAAATGGGTATACCTCAATTGTCTCAGAGTCATATAGGTCCTTCACCTGCACAAGTTGGACCTAGAGCACATGGCCCTCCAGGTCAAGTTGTTGGCCTTCCACCTCAAATGGGATCAAAGCAACCATCTACGTTGCCAGGTTCGCAGGGACCTCCAATGCAGCCTCACGTTTCAAACACTCCTATTTCATCTCAAGGATCGGGTACTATTCAAGTACCTTCTAGAACTACAGTTGGACCAATTTTAGCATCAAATCAGACAATGCAAGGTCCACCAGGATCTGGTTTACCAACAATGCAAGGCATATCTCAAATCCCAGTATCTCAGGGACAACAGATACAATTCCAGCCAGCAACTTCTTTGCCACCTACATCAAATGAATCTGTACAGGTGAAAGAAGATACAAAGCCTGAAACAGCAGAGCTGATTTCCTTTGACTAA
- the Hrs gene encoding hepatocyte growth factor regulated tyrosine kinase substrate isoform X4, protein MFRSSFNFDKLLDKATSHLQLEPDWVAILQICDLIRQGDVQPKAALAAIKKKVTNANPHLAFYALLVLESCVKNCGTLIHDEIGTKQYMEQLKELVKTTTHDNVKLKTLELIQAWAHAFRNSPKYRAVQDTLNIMKAEGYKFPVLKESDAMFIADTAPEWADGDVCHRCRVAFGVMQRKHHCRACGQVFCGQCSNKASTLPKFGIEKEVRVCEACYDQVNKPSALQTKEVDLPAEYLNSSLAQQQQVPPRKTAVELQEEEDLNLAIALSQSEAEHKEKEKKRATSSVLKSNTSTINRTTYSPPPSPGPSPSKLQEEEEIEPELAKYLNRKYWEQRQTVIEEHASRADVTSPSAPNISSPMPQKIIIAKQQNGEVDSQMEEFVNALRSQVEIFVNRMKSNSSRGRSIANDSSVQTLFLNITAMHSRLLRYIQEQDDSRVYYEGLQDKLTQMKDARAALDALREEHREKLRRQAEEAERKKQMLMAHKLAIMRKKKQEYLQYQRQLALQKIQEQEREMQMRQEQQKQQYIMGGYQAVSGFIGPSQGSPVRHVQYQGPGSNYNPMSPTNQGYIYGQPSVKQYPLQGYNMPTMNAMPPHMMGPLPNQEQQPTDPSLQGHEAMGRVTVSGPGMAGGHQMGPPPPQGPPNQMAQMQPTPGHIPPQQGAPPQIPQPGPPSQMGIPQLSQSHIGPSPAQVGPRAHGPPGQVVGLPPQMGSKQPSTLPGSQGPPMQPHVSNTPISSQGSGTIQVPSRTTVGPILASNQTMQGPPGSGLPTMQGISQIPVSQGQQIQFQPATSLPPTSNESVQVKEDTKPETAELISFD, encoded by the exons ATGTTTCGTAGCTCGTTTAATTTTGACAAATTATTAG ATAAAGCAACGAGTCATTTACAGCTTGAACCTGACTGGGTTGCGATTCTCCAGATTTGCGATTTAATACGTCAGGGTGACGTACA ACCTAAAGCAGCACTTGCAGCAATAAAGAAGAAAGTGACTAATGCTAATCCACATTTAGCTTTTTATGCTCTATTG GTTTTAGAATCTTGTGTTAAAAATTGTGGTACATTGATTCATGATGAAATCGGTACTAAACAATATATGGAACAGCTTAAAGAATTAGTAAAGACAACAACACACGACAATGTGAAACTTAAAACCTTAGAATTGATTCAAGCTTGGGCACATGCATTTCGGAATAGTCCTAAATATAGAGCAGTACAA gATACACTTAATATTATGAAAGCTGAAGGATATAAATTTCCTGTTTTAAAAGAAAGCGATGCTATGTTTATTGCCGATACTGCTCCAGAGTGGGCAGATGGTGATGTATGTCATCGTTGTCGAGTAGCATTTGGAGTAATGCAAAGAAAACATCACTGTAGAGCTTGTGGTCAAGTATTTTGTGGTCAATGTTCAAATAAAGCATCTACTTTACCTAAGTTTGGTATTGAAAAGGAAGTTCGAGTTTGTGAAGCATGTTACGATCAAGTTAATAA acCATCCGCACTACAAACTAAGGAAGTAGATTTACCTGCAGAATATCTCAACAGTTCATTAGCTCAACAACAGCAG GTACCACCTAGGAAAACTGCAGTGGAActtcaagaagaagaagatttaAATCTTGCTATTGCTTTAAGTCAAAGTGAAGCAGAAcataaagaaaaggaaaaaaaacgggCCACTAGCAGTGTTTTAAAATCAAATACAAGCACTATCAATAGGACAACGTATTCTCCACCACCATCACCC GGTCCTAGTCCATCGAAgttacaagaagaagaagagattgAGCCTGAACTTGCAAAGTATTTAAATCGTAAATATTGGGAACAAAGACAAACTGTAATAGAAGAGCATGCTTCTAGAGCAGATGTTACCAGCCCCTCTGCTCCTAACATTAGTAGCCCAATGCCACAGAAAATTATAATTGCAAAACAACAAAACGGAGAAGTTGACAGTCAAATGGAAGAGTTTGTTAACGCATTACGTTCTCAagttgaaatttttgttaatagAATGAAGAGCAATTCATCAAGAGGCAGATCAATTGCTAATGATAGTTCTGTTCaaactttatttttaaatattactgcTATGCATTCAAG ATTGTTGAGATATATTCAAGAACAAGATGATAGTAGGGTATATTACGAAGGTCTGCAAGATAAACTGACGCAAATGAAGGATGCTCGAGCTGCCTTAGACGCTTTACGGGAGGAACATAGGGAGAAGTTAAGGCGTCAAGCGGAAGAagcggaaagaaaaaaacagatgTTAATGGCTCACAAGTTGGCGATTATGAGGAAGAAGAAACAAGAATATTTACAATACCAACGTCAGCTTGCTTTGCAGAAAATTCAGGAACAAGAAAGAGAAATGCAAATGAGACAAGAGCAACAAAAACAGCAATACATAATGG gTGGCTATCAGGCTGTTTCTGGTTTTATTGGTCCATCTCAAGGTTCACCAGTTCGTCATGTTCAATATCAAGGACCTGGATCTAATTATAATCCTATGTCTCCAACAAATCAAGGATACATATATGGACAACCTTCTGTAAAACAGTATCCTTTGCAAGGTTACAATATGCCAACAATGAATGCAATGCCACCACATATGATGGGGCCATTACCTAATCAAGAGCAACAACCAACCGATCCATCCCTTCAAGGGCATGAAGCCATGGGTCGAGTTACCGTTTCCGGTCCTGGAATG GCAGGTGGACATCAGATGGGACCGCCACCACCACAAGGTCCGCCAAATCAAATGGCACAAATGCAGCCTACACCAGGACATATTCCACCACAGCAAGGTGCCCCTCCACAAATTCCGCAACCAGGGCCACCAAGTCAAATGGGTATACCTCAATTGTCTCAGAGTCATATAGGTCCTTCACCTGCACAAGTTGGACCTAGAGCACATGGCCCTCCAGGTCAAGTTGTTGGCCTTCCACCTCAAATGGGATCAAAGCAACCATCTACGTTGCCAGGTTCGCAGGGACCTCCAATGCAGCCTCACGTTTCAAACACTCCTATTTCATCTCAAGGATCGGGTACTATTCAAGTACCTTCTAGAACTACAGTTGGACCAATTTTAGCATCAAATCAGACAATGCAAGGTCCACCAGGATCTGGTTTACCAACAATGCAAGGCATATCTCAAATCCCAGTATCTCAGGGACAACAGATACAATTCCAGCCAGCAACTTCTTTGCCACCTACATCAAATGAATCTGTACAGGTGAAAGAAGATACAAAGCCTGAAACAGCAGAGCTGATTTCCTTTGACTAA
- the Hrs gene encoding hepatocyte growth factor regulated tyrosine kinase substrate isoform X2, giving the protein MFRSSFNFDKLLDKATSHLQLEPDWVAILQICDLIRQGDVQPKAALAAIKKKVTNANPHLAFYALLVLESCVKNCGTLIHDEIGTKQYMEQLKELVKTTTHDNVKLKTLELIQAWAHAFRNSPKYRAVQDTLNIMKAEGYKFPVLKESDAMFIADTAPEWADGDVCHRCRVAFGVMQRKHHCRACGQVFCGQCSNKASTLPKFGIEKEVRVCEACYDQVNKPSALQTKEVDLPAEYLNSSLAQQQQVPPRKTAVELQEEEDLNLAIALSQSEAEHKEKEKKRATSSVLKSNTSTINRTTYSPPPSPGPSPSKLQEEEEIEPELAKYLNRKYWEQRQTVIEEHASRADVTSPSAPNISSPMPQKIIIAKQQNGEVDSQMEEFVNALRSQVEIFVNRMKSNSSRGRSIANDSSVQTLFLNITAMHSRLLRYIQEQDDSRVYYEGLQDKLTQMKDARAALDALREEHREKLRRQAEEAERKKQMLMAHKLAIMRKKKQEYLQYQRQLALQKIQEQEREMQMRQEQQKQQYIMGGYQAVSGFIGPSQGSPVRHVQYQGPGSNYNPMSPTNQGYIYGQPSVKQYPLQGYNMPTMNAMPPHMMGPLPNQEQQPTDPSLQGHEAMGRVTVSGPGMMPQMTNPIPQLQQAGGHQMGPPPPQGPPNQMAQMQPTPGHIPPQQGAPPQIPQPGPPSQMGIPQLSQSHIGPSPAQVGPRAHGPPGQVVGLPPQMGSKQPSTLPGSQGPPMQPHVSNTPISSQGSGTIQVPSRTTVGPILASNQTMQGPPGSGLPTMQGISQIPVSQGQQIQFQPATSLPPTSNESVQVKEDTKPETAELISFD; this is encoded by the exons ATGTTTCGTAGCTCGTTTAATTTTGACAAATTATTAG ATAAAGCAACGAGTCATTTACAGCTTGAACCTGACTGGGTTGCGATTCTCCAGATTTGCGATTTAATACGTCAGGGTGACGTACA ACCTAAAGCAGCACTTGCAGCAATAAAGAAGAAAGTGACTAATGCTAATCCACATTTAGCTTTTTATGCTCTATTG GTTTTAGAATCTTGTGTTAAAAATTGTGGTACATTGATTCATGATGAAATCGGTACTAAACAATATATGGAACAGCTTAAAGAATTAGTAAAGACAACAACACACGACAATGTGAAACTTAAAACCTTAGAATTGATTCAAGCTTGGGCACATGCATTTCGGAATAGTCCTAAATATAGAGCAGTACAA gATACACTTAATATTATGAAAGCTGAAGGATATAAATTTCCTGTTTTAAAAGAAAGCGATGCTATGTTTATTGCCGATACTGCTCCAGAGTGGGCAGATGGTGATGTATGTCATCGTTGTCGAGTAGCATTTGGAGTAATGCAAAGAAAACATCACTGTAGAGCTTGTGGTCAAGTATTTTGTGGTCAATGTTCAAATAAAGCATCTACTTTACCTAAGTTTGGTATTGAAAAGGAAGTTCGAGTTTGTGAAGCATGTTACGATCAAGTTAATAA acCATCCGCACTACAAACTAAGGAAGTAGATTTACCTGCAGAATATCTCAACAGTTCATTAGCTCAACAACAGCAG GTACCACCTAGGAAAACTGCAGTGGAActtcaagaagaagaagatttaAATCTTGCTATTGCTTTAAGTCAAAGTGAAGCAGAAcataaagaaaaggaaaaaaaacgggCCACTAGCAGTGTTTTAAAATCAAATACAAGCACTATCAATAGGACAACGTATTCTCCACCACCATCACCC GGTCCTAGTCCATCGAAgttacaagaagaagaagagattgAGCCTGAACTTGCAAAGTATTTAAATCGTAAATATTGGGAACAAAGACAAACTGTAATAGAAGAGCATGCTTCTAGAGCAGATGTTACCAGCCCCTCTGCTCCTAACATTAGTAGCCCAATGCCACAGAAAATTATAATTGCAAAACAACAAAACGGAGAAGTTGACAGTCAAATGGAAGAGTTTGTTAACGCATTACGTTCTCAagttgaaatttttgttaatagAATGAAGAGCAATTCATCAAGAGGCAGATCAATTGCTAATGATAGTTCTGTTCaaactttatttttaaatattactgcTATGCATTCAAG ATTGTTGAGATATATTCAAGAACAAGATGATAGTAGGGTATATTACGAAGGTCTGCAAGATAAACTGACGCAAATGAAGGATGCTCGAGCTGCCTTAGACGCTTTACGGGAGGAACATAGGGAGAAGTTAAGGCGTCAAGCGGAAGAagcggaaagaaaaaaacagatgTTAATGGCTCACAAGTTGGCGATTATGAGGAAGAAGAAACAAGAATATTTACAATACCAACGTCAGCTTGCTTTGCAGAAAATTCAGGAACAAGAAAGAGAAATGCAAATGAGACAAGAGCAACAAAAACAGCAATACATAATGG gTGGCTATCAGGCTGTTTCTGGTTTTATTGGTCCATCTCAAGGTTCACCAGTTCGTCATGTTCAATATCAAGGACCTGGATCTAATTATAATCCTATGTCTCCAACAAATCAAGGATACATATATGGACAACCTTCTGTAAAACAGTATCCTTTGCAAGGTTACAATATGCCAACAATGAATGCAATGCCACCACATATGATGGGGCCATTACCTAATCAAGAGCAACAACCAACCGATCCATCCCTTCAAGGGCATGAAGCCATGGGTCGAGTTACCGTTTCCGGTCCTGGAATG ATGCCTCAAATGACAAATCCCATTCCGCAACTACAACAGGCAGGTGGACATCAGATGGGACCGCCACCACCACAAGGTCCGCCAAATCAAATGGCACAAATGCAGCCTACACCAGGACATATTCCACCACAGCAAGGTGCCCCTCCACAAATTCCGCAACCAGGGCCACCAAGTCAAATGGGTATACCTCAATTGTCTCAGAGTCATATAGGTCCTTCACCTGCACAAGTTGGACCTAGAGCACATGGCCCTCCAGGTCAAGTTGTTGGCCTTCCACCTCAAATGGGATCAAAGCAACCATCTACGTTGCCAGGTTCGCAGGGACCTCCAATGCAGCCTCACGTTTCAAACACTCCTATTTCATCTCAAGGATCGGGTACTATTCAAGTACCTTCTAGAACTACAGTTGGACCAATTTTAGCATCAAATCAGACAATGCAAGGTCCACCAGGATCTGGTTTACCAACAATGCAAGGCATATCTCAAATCCCAGTATCTCAGGGACAACAGATACAATTCCAGCCAGCAACTTCTTTGCCACCTACATCAAATGAATCTGTACAGGTGAAAGAAGATACAAAGCCTGAAACAGCAGAGCTGATTTCCTTTGACTAA
- the Hrs gene encoding hepatocyte growth factor regulated tyrosine kinase substrate isoform X1, with the protein MFRSSFNFDKLLDKATSHLQLEPDWVAILQICDLIRQGDVQPKAALAAIKKKVTNANPHLAFYALLVLESCVKNCGTLIHDEIGTKQYMEQLKELVKTTTHDNVKLKTLELIQAWAHAFRNSPKYRAVQDTLNIMKAEGYKFPVLKESDAMFIADTAPEWADGDVCHRCRVAFGVMQRKHHCRACGQVFCGQCSNKASTLPKFGIEKEVRVCEACYDQVNKPSALQTKEVDLPAEYLNSSLAQQQQVPPRKTAVELQEEEDLNLAIALSQSEAEHKEKEKKRATSSVLKSNTSTINRTTYSPPPSPGPSPSKLQEEEEIEPELAKYLNRKYWEQRQTVIEEHASRADVTSPSAPNISSPMPQKIIIAKQQNGEVDSQMEEFVNALRSQVEIFVNRMKSNSSRGRSIANDSSVQTLFLNITAMHSRLLRYIQEQDDSRVYYEGLQDKLTQMKDARAALDALREEHREKLRRQAEEAERKKQMLMAHKLAIMRKKKQEYLQYQRQLALQKIQEQEREMQMRQEQQKQQYIMGGYQAVSGFIGPSQGSPVRHVQYQGPGSNYNPMSPTNQGYIYGQPSVKQYPLQGYNMPTMNAMPPHMMGPLPNQEQQPTDPSLQGHEAMGRVTVSGPGMVNMPQMTNPIPQLQQAGGHQMGPPPPQGPPNQMAQMQPTPGHIPPQQGAPPQIPQPGPPSQMGIPQLSQSHIGPSPAQVGPRAHGPPGQVVGLPPQMGSKQPSTLPGSQGPPMQPHVSNTPISSQGSGTIQVPSRTTVGPILASNQTMQGPPGSGLPTMQGISQIPVSQGQQIQFQPATSLPPTSNESVQVKEDTKPETAELISFD; encoded by the exons ATGTTTCGTAGCTCGTTTAATTTTGACAAATTATTAG ATAAAGCAACGAGTCATTTACAGCTTGAACCTGACTGGGTTGCGATTCTCCAGATTTGCGATTTAATACGTCAGGGTGACGTACA ACCTAAAGCAGCACTTGCAGCAATAAAGAAGAAAGTGACTAATGCTAATCCACATTTAGCTTTTTATGCTCTATTG GTTTTAGAATCTTGTGTTAAAAATTGTGGTACATTGATTCATGATGAAATCGGTACTAAACAATATATGGAACAGCTTAAAGAATTAGTAAAGACAACAACACACGACAATGTGAAACTTAAAACCTTAGAATTGATTCAAGCTTGGGCACATGCATTTCGGAATAGTCCTAAATATAGAGCAGTACAA gATACACTTAATATTATGAAAGCTGAAGGATATAAATTTCCTGTTTTAAAAGAAAGCGATGCTATGTTTATTGCCGATACTGCTCCAGAGTGGGCAGATGGTGATGTATGTCATCGTTGTCGAGTAGCATTTGGAGTAATGCAAAGAAAACATCACTGTAGAGCTTGTGGTCAAGTATTTTGTGGTCAATGTTCAAATAAAGCATCTACTTTACCTAAGTTTGGTATTGAAAAGGAAGTTCGAGTTTGTGAAGCATGTTACGATCAAGTTAATAA acCATCCGCACTACAAACTAAGGAAGTAGATTTACCTGCAGAATATCTCAACAGTTCATTAGCTCAACAACAGCAG GTACCACCTAGGAAAACTGCAGTGGAActtcaagaagaagaagatttaAATCTTGCTATTGCTTTAAGTCAAAGTGAAGCAGAAcataaagaaaaggaaaaaaaacgggCCACTAGCAGTGTTTTAAAATCAAATACAAGCACTATCAATAGGACAACGTATTCTCCACCACCATCACCC GGTCCTAGTCCATCGAAgttacaagaagaagaagagattgAGCCTGAACTTGCAAAGTATTTAAATCGTAAATATTGGGAACAAAGACAAACTGTAATAGAAGAGCATGCTTCTAGAGCAGATGTTACCAGCCCCTCTGCTCCTAACATTAGTAGCCCAATGCCACAGAAAATTATAATTGCAAAACAACAAAACGGAGAAGTTGACAGTCAAATGGAAGAGTTTGTTAACGCATTACGTTCTCAagttgaaatttttgttaatagAATGAAGAGCAATTCATCAAGAGGCAGATCAATTGCTAATGATAGTTCTGTTCaaactttatttttaaatattactgcTATGCATTCAAG ATTGTTGAGATATATTCAAGAACAAGATGATAGTAGGGTATATTACGAAGGTCTGCAAGATAAACTGACGCAAATGAAGGATGCTCGAGCTGCCTTAGACGCTTTACGGGAGGAACATAGGGAGAAGTTAAGGCGTCAAGCGGAAGAagcggaaagaaaaaaacagatgTTAATGGCTCACAAGTTGGCGATTATGAGGAAGAAGAAACAAGAATATTTACAATACCAACGTCAGCTTGCTTTGCAGAAAATTCAGGAACAAGAAAGAGAAATGCAAATGAGACAAGAGCAACAAAAACAGCAATACATAATGG gTGGCTATCAGGCTGTTTCTGGTTTTATTGGTCCATCTCAAGGTTCACCAGTTCGTCATGTTCAATATCAAGGACCTGGATCTAATTATAATCCTATGTCTCCAACAAATCAAGGATACATATATGGACAACCTTCTGTAAAACAGTATCCTTTGCAAGGTTACAATATGCCAACAATGAATGCAATGCCACCACATATGATGGGGCCATTACCTAATCAAGAGCAACAACCAACCGATCCATCCCTTCAAGGGCATGAAGCCATGGGTCGAGTTACCGTTTCCGGTCCTGGAATGgtgaat ATGCCTCAAATGACAAATCCCATTCCGCAACTACAACAGGCAGGTGGACATCAGATGGGACCGCCACCACCACAAGGTCCGCCAAATCAAATGGCACAAATGCAGCCTACACCAGGACATATTCCACCACAGCAAGGTGCCCCTCCACAAATTCCGCAACCAGGGCCACCAAGTCAAATGGGTATACCTCAATTGTCTCAGAGTCATATAGGTCCTTCACCTGCACAAGTTGGACCTAGAGCACATGGCCCTCCAGGTCAAGTTGTTGGCCTTCCACCTCAAATGGGATCAAAGCAACCATCTACGTTGCCAGGTTCGCAGGGACCTCCAATGCAGCCTCACGTTTCAAACACTCCTATTTCATCTCAAGGATCGGGTACTATTCAAGTACCTTCTAGAACTACAGTTGGACCAATTTTAGCATCAAATCAGACAATGCAAGGTCCACCAGGATCTGGTTTACCAACAATGCAAGGCATATCTCAAATCCCAGTATCTCAGGGACAACAGATACAATTCCAGCCAGCAACTTCTTTGCCACCTACATCAAATGAATCTGTACAGGTGAAAGAAGATACAAAGCCTGAAACAGCAGAGCTGATTTCCTTTGACTAA